The Canis lupus dingo isolate Sandy chromosome 18, ASM325472v2, whole genome shotgun sequence genome includes the window CGAGCAGGGAACCGGATGCGGgtctggatcctaggaccctgggatcagttTTGTACAGTTTAgtacaggatcatgacctgagccaaaggcagatgcttaactgactgagccacccaggtgcccctatgaccattccttttatttctaattaggCTATTTTCAATTTTGTCATTATATGCCACATGCAACTGAACACTTCTGTATATCTCTTTTTGTGCATATGTGCCTGAGTTTCTCCAGAACAAAATACATCTGCAAAATTGGAAAATGCTCACCTTGATAAGCATAGTTATCATTGTGagcatttcacaatgtatataatTGCTacatcactatgctgtacacctgaaactaatataacattatatgttaacaatatcaaaaaataaaatataggggcacctgggtggctcaatcggttaaacTCCCAATtgttgatttcaactcaggtcatgatctcagggttgtgagatcgagccctatatggggctccatactggggcatggagcctgcttaatattctctctctccctctgcccctcccacacccctctcttgcactctctctttctttctctataaaataaataaataaatctttattattaaaaaattaaaatataaatataatatatagaaaaatatttatatgcagagagaaagaattgCATGCGGTTTAGAAGGCAAGAGAGAACACCAAAATCCATTATCTTTTGTGCACTATATGGACTTCTAAATACTTTCTACCCTTTCTACCCTTTCTCTCATCTCACAGCTTGTTCTGAACATCATccagggtttttcttttaaaatttcaattagaCCAAATCACTCTTATAAACCCCTGCAGTGATTCCCTATTTCATTTGAAGTAAAAgccaaatttcttaaaatgtgctaAAAAGCCCTGCTTGATCATGTTTCCTACCTTTCTGATTCCCTGTCCTACTCTTCCTCACCTGGCTCACTCTTGCAGAAACTTTGTCTGCAAAGACTTAAGTTATTCAAAGGTATTTTAAAGGCTAGTATATTAGGACCACAAGAtgacaaaacttttatttttctatttaaatgtttcatatatttacaAAACTGTGCTCGTTACAAAGTTTGTGCAATTATTAAGGTTTCAtaattaaaatcacttttattttaaacataattaaaatcatttttatgattattcAAATTGTTGCCaatgtaagaaaggaaaaacaggagtTTATTTTATAGGCGCTCTATGGGCTCCATACACAGTTAGATATGAGTCTACACCAgcagaatttgtttaaaataaaatctgttggGCTAAAGTCTTGCTACCCAGACTGTGGTCTAATGGCTGCTATCACCAGCATCGTTTGGACAtctattagaaatgcagaatattGGGCCCCTAACATGCCCTCTGCaccaaaatctgcattttataccaccccccccccagatgATCTGTATGAATAAAGTGCAAAAATCACTAGTTTTGATACCTTTGGCTTAATAGAAGTTCTGGTGATTTGGCAAGATATATgactaaactaaaaataaataaatgaacatatgtatttttttctgcctttctcttcatGGTTGCTgatctcctcctttcctcttttattcacAAACAACCTAAGTACAAAGAGAATTCATCCTTTCTTCATTGGTAAGCCAATGTACCACAAAGTATATAATAAATCAATTAATTCTGTAAGGTAGTGACTGATAATGCTTACTTTGTCATAAAGGTTGGAAGAGgagtgtatttattttgtatcctttaaaaacaaaacattgcacacacatggagaaagagaatcaTACAGTCCTCCCTGGTACATTAAAACAGAAAGTTGtttcatttcccagagaaaaacaaaccttGAGTTGCATAATCTGGAATTTGTGCCATACAGTATATTAGCAATTAGTCAGAATAATATGGTAAAGTTACGTGGAATCTCTAATTTGTAAGTGAGGAAAATTAAAAGTAGGGTACCtacttattttatgtttcataattatttgttttcacATGTAAAACCAAGGTTCTTGTTATGTTTGCAGtataagatgaaattaaaaagtcatatttaaGGTAAGCACACTTGCTTTTGGAGAtgcaattattattatctttaaggAGATATAGAGCAACAATATTGCATATCTGCAGTGTATACCCTGGGAACCTTGTGTGATACAAACCATGATtagcaagaaagaaacaaacatagcatttttattttttttttttccctaagtcaGTCACTGGGTTAACACCAACAAAGGAATAattgattattttaagatttcatttatttatttatttatttatttatttatttgagaaagtgaggaggcgagagagagcatgaggcaggaaggagcagagggagagggggaaccgGACTCcttactaagcagggagccccaactgggaactcagtcccaggaatCCCAgaacactgagctgaaggcagacgcttgcttgaccaactgagctacccaggtgcccctgaataatCAATTTTAGAGAACATTTCAATCAAAGCAGTTGCAACCATGCCATTTTGTCTGGCAGATGATGCGATACCAGCAAGTAACATGTGCAATTAACTAAAGATTAACcttaaaagcaaaacaggaaTCATACAAACTATGCTTGAAATGTAGTACAACATTCACAATGTTAGTAAACAGCATCTACGAAATCAGGTTTGACACATCAGGTGTGAGACCTGTGAGATAactgatctgattttttttttgtttttgtttttagtcccTTTGGTAGTCCTTTTATAAATTCATGTAAAATAACTTTTACTTGATATTTAAAGTTATCATGTTTCACATCACTTcctatactataataaaagtacAAGAGGCCCTTGGAAGAAGGAGCAAAGAAGTCGGCCAGGTCTTAGAAAGAGCACCTCCAGGCTCATTAACTAATTCTTCCATATTTACATTCCTACTTGGCTACCACTTTTCAGAAATCTTCCATAACCTTAATATTCTCAATTGCTTATATAGTACTGAAGAAGAATTCAAAAGTGATTTACCATGCCAATAGGCAATTCAAGAGATTTGGATTTTATGGTCTGATATTTACCTTTGAATAAGTTTCTTAGAGTTGCTGCACTAAATTACCATAAATGTGGTGGCTTAAACCAGTGGAAATGCATTGCCTCATAGTTCTTGAGACTagaagcctgaaatcaaggtgcaAGTAGGCTCATGCTCCCCCTGAAGATGCTAGGGGAGAGTCCTTCCTTGCATCCTCCTAGGGCGCCCTGATTGGTAGCAACAAAATCCCAATCTTCACAAAGCCTTCTCTATGTCTcgctttttctgtttcttataaggacatcctcattggatttagggcctgcCCTAATCCAGTGTAATCTCACCTCAATCATTatcttaattacatctacaaagatcctatttttcaaatgaggttacattcctttttttttttttttaagattttatttatttattcaggagagaaacaaagagagaggcaaagacataggcagaggaagaagcaggctccatgcaggaagcctgacatgggacttgattccgggtctccaggatcatgccctgggctgaaggcagtgctataccgctgagccacctgggctgccctcaaatgagGTTACATTCTGAGCTTCTGGATGTGCATGGATATTTTAAGGGATGCTTTTCAACTCACAGCACTATGTTACTTCACATATGATTCATGGCTCTTTTACTAAACATTTAAGTGAACAGAAATCAAATGACCAAATAAGTGGCTTATTAcaacaatagattttaaaatccaGTGAATTGACTAAACAATTTAAGTCATCTCCTCTACAAGAAGCATCAAACAATTCTCAATACAATAAATCAAACCTCTGATGGAAATACAAATCTTCAACAAACTTGTATTGAGTGATTTATTAACTTCTTGACACTCTCCTTCACGTCTTTATTTCGGAGGCTATAGATCAGAGGGTTCAGCATAGGAATCACCACTGTATAAAATAAAGAACCTATTTTGACTATGAGCCATGAGTTTTGGGAGTTGGGTACACAATAAAGGAACAGGATAGTCCCATGGAAGATGGTGATGGCAGTCAGGTGGGAGGCACAAGTGGAGAAGGCTTTTTGGCGCCCACCAGCAGAAGACATTTTTATGACtgtgacaaaaatgaaaatataagtagTGAAAATGATGACCAGGCTGCTGACTTCATTGAATATGGCAATGACAAAACAAAGCATTTGGCTGATGTAGGGGTCAGAGCAGGAGACAGAGACAATGACAGAGTGCTCACAgacaaaattatttatgatattaGACCCACAGAAGGATAATGTCAGGAGAAAACAGGTGAGTGTCAGGGAAGAGGCTATACCCCATATGTAGGGCCCCGCCACTAACAACGCACACAGCTTCTGGGACATGACAACCGTGTAGAGTAGAGGGTTACAAACAGCCACAAATcggtcataggccatcactgCCAACATGAATGTTTCTGCCACCGCACATACACAAGCCAAGAAGAACTGCATGATGCAGCCTACGAAGGAGATGGATCTGTCTTCCACAACCAAATTCTCCAACAGTTTGGGTGTAACTGTGGTGGAATAACAGAAATCGACAAAGGACAAGTGGCTGAGGAaaaagtacatgggggtgtggagtCGGGGACTGACCCTGATGATCATGATCATGCCCAGGTTCCCTACCACAGTGACTGTGTAGATGGTCAAGAACACCAATAGCAAGGGAACCTGGAAGTCTGGATATTCCGAGAAGCCCAAGAGGGTGAATGTGGCTCCAACACTCTGATTGCCTTCTGCTAACAACATGATGGTTGTCGGAGAAAgacctgaaataaaataaaatagtagcaaTGATAACAACAATCGCACATTTCTATGACATTTGCCATGTGGCAGATATTgtgctaaaatattaaaatatattgattcagATCTTCCAATAACACTGTGAATTGTAAAACAAGTAGTCTCATATTTTACTTAAGGACAGGAACTTACTAAAGTTAAGGAACTTGTTTGAGGTTACACGGCTTACGAGCAGGGGTTATGAAATTGATCCTGAGTAAAAGAACATGAATTAAtttagggacagagagaaaacTACTGTACATTGTTGTAGAAAATATGTATCTTTCACAGTTCTGTCATTCTGAGGATGTGTGCTTTTTCAGTTCACTAACATAACAATGCAAATAAACTTAgcactcaaaattttaaaagaaggatcAGAAGTAAAACGTTAGGGGCAATAATACCTCTACAGTCAGGACGTTCAAATGGAAGCTCATAGGGAAGGCAGCCCTTAGAAGCCACCACAAGAATTttcaagttttcaaaaaataCGGGGATATAGACAGAACATAGTCCTGCCTCCTTATGCTCAAGCTTTCCACTGATTCTATCCAAATGTTACAATAATCTCCTCAGTGTTCCAAAAACAATGTAGTAGcctggtaaaataaataaagttgcatTTGTGTCATGCAGTCCCCTCAGTCCagcattttctttcctacttAACTATATTCTCACTTAGCGTCACCGATGCTTTCGACACACTCATCTAGATTCCATAATTCTACCTTGTAACTATTAGTATTTAATCTGAAAAtgttattattcataataatatcaAATACTTGAAGAATATCTGAATTGGAGAGCAacttaaaatgtgttttgctCAAGCCTCTCCAGCTAGAGAATAAGGCAGTAAACACCTATGGTTACATAATCACCCGGAAAATTTCTAGTGGGGACATTGGTTTTGATTAAAGCCACATATATGATTACCTTGTTGTGAGTGATACAGTCTTTGTTTATTTGTACCTGTTATTTTGAGAAAGCAAAGCACCTTGTGTTCACAAGCAGTTTATAACCACATAAGTATCTTTAATCATTTAAcagtaactaaaaaaataaattaaccagTAACAGGCACATGTTTGAAATGTTTAGATTTAAAAAGCCTGTATTAGCATGATTCTCATAAATAAAGAcactattttagtttttaaaaactattacctCCTTCATCACTAAATGCTATTTGTTGATgcttaagaaaatgtattttctgtgtgCAGAAAAGGAACGGGTGGGAGAGTGACAAAGAGCTAATGAAAGAAGCATGTGCTTGGAACCTAGATTTAATTCAATTTCAGGGTTTGTCATTTACTATGTAATCTTTGGTGAATTACTcaaattctctgagcctcaattttgtCAGTAATAATGAAGTGATGATACATATTGTACTAGTGTCTAAGTATTGAATTAGGAAATGATGTTCATGTACTTACCACAGAGTCTGAAAATTATGGAATCCGGGCGATGTGGGTTTATTATGCActctccctcttttaaaaaaattcttagtgtTATGactaattaatattattaaaaataatctaagaaaCAGATCAAGGGCCAAAGTGGGCAACAATAGACACGTGGGTATAATTTGAGACTCCACGGGAAAGCCCAGTTTTCCTTCCTGAGTCTCCTCTTCACcctgtttctcttatttttgccAATTACCGT containing:
- the LOC112663124 gene encoding olfactory receptor 5D13-like, with protein sequence MLLAEGNQSVGATFTLLGFSEYPDFQVPLLLVFLTIYTVTVVGNLGMIMIIRVSPRLHTPMYFFLSHLSFVDFCYSTTVTPKLLENLVVEDRSISFVGCIMQFFLACVCAVAETFMLAVMAYDRFVAVCNPLLYTVVMSQKLCALLVAGPYIWGIASSLTLTCFLLTLSFCGSNIINNFVCEHSVIVSVSCSDPYISQMLCFVIAIFNEVSSLVIIFTTYIFIFVTVIKMSSAGGRQKAFSTCASHLTAITIFHGTILFLYCVPNSQNSWLIVKIGSLFYTVVIPMLNPLIYSLRNKDVKESVKKLINHSIQVC